The sequence below is a genomic window from Ipomoea triloba cultivar NCNSP0323 chromosome 10, ASM357664v1.
AATTTCGCCGAGTCCACATTTTTTCCATGAGTCTGTCTGAACAAATATGAACCATTAAATGCTTGAGATCAATGGCTTAAATTTCGAGATTAATGGCTTAAATTTCGCCAACGTGCCCTTCACTTACACAATTGCACAGTTGGTGAAATATATGTCCACACAACTCTTGAGAAAGAGTGgacaatttttgcaacattggcAAATATAtgtctatacattttttttcctatatatattttttgaaattgacGTTTGACCATTTATCATTTCCGTGCTACATAGATTCACCCTTAGGTTGGATAgcacaaaatatttttcagtttCTAATGTGGATGTAGCTGTGACATACTCAATTTCTTTAGAGGACGAAGTGGGTCATAACTCATAATctctataattttttgtttcttaatATGTGATTTGAGTTTTAGTGTTTAGAAGTGATTTGAGTGGACAGAATATTGGAGCATACGACAGAGATTAAAGCCTAAAAGAGTAACATAGAGAGAGTATTAGGAGGAGCTGAGGCAGCCATCCATTCTCAAAATCATTGGAAGGCACTGTTGACTGTTCTACACTACAAACAGATTGTTCTTTGCTCCATTCAGTATGAAATGGAAAACCCAATACAATGCACAGAAGAAAATTTACTACAAATGAAAAGAATACACTGCACTGCTGCAATTCAGATTCCAGAACAATGAATCACAAGTTCCTGGTCCTTGTGATTTTTAAGTGTCCTCCTAGTACACGAAAACTGCTTTCATGTTAGCTGTTGAGGCTGAAGAGGAAGATGAAACCCGCATATCACCATCCCCGAAACTTAGCTTGGCTTGAATAGTATTTGTGTCTGATATCTGTCTCACAAACCGAGTAAAATTCGCGAAATTCCGAGAATCAAAAAAGTGTTTGTCCATCCTCACAAAGTTGAACGAAAAGTCTGATGTTTCCAGACCATCTGAGTAGAATTTTGACATCTTTAACACCTGTTCGAATGATTTGTCATCCAAACTGGTGGCCCAATTTTCACCCACCAGGGGAATATCACAGTATCTTGCATCAAGTAAGAGTCGTCTAAGATAACCTTCGGGACTGCTCATTAGATTTAGCTTTTGCTCGTCTGCATCTCGCATCTCGAAACATGGACAACACACGGTGAATCTATATCTACTGAACATGCGAACAATAGGTAAATACCCATCTCTAAGTGAAGTATTGTAATAACCAGCTGTTAGTTCTGATGGGTGAGATGGAGTACCATAGTGCCAATGGATCCCCGCCACTTTACCAGTCAAATTCACTTCAAAACCCCTAAAAATGCTCTCTGCTTCCTTGCAAATCCTTTCCCCATGAAGCAACAGCATCCCCGAGTACCATTTTAGGAAGAACTCTCCATATGCTGTGTTCCAAGAACCATCACTTTTGAAAAATTCTGTGCTTTCTGGGTCGTGCATCAAACTGCTAGCACCAATAGGGCCACCGTTTGCCCATTCACGCATACCTACTTCTCCAGCACAAGCATTCTGAGATGCCAGCATATACTGCCAATCAAGAAGAAAATAATCAAGTCTTAGCACTCAAGGAGAGATGTGTATCATTCACTCTGAAAATCCAAGGATACTCAACACTGTTTGCTTCATACCCTATCATAACATTGGAATTCACCAAGTTCACGCGAGCGCCATGCGCTTGTTAGCTTTTTTGGAGGGCATGAAGGATATCTTAACTCACCTCCGGGACCCATTCCAACTTGAATCCCCTGTGAATCATATCATGATCAATCTAAGAGATCTTTTCTAGGTATCATAATATAAAAAACTGCGTAAAAGCATGACACCAAGCATCTTACAGTTATGGTGGTTCCAAGGAATGCCTTGAAGGTTTCTCTAAAGTGCCTCATAAAATCAGTATATGCTTGCAGTGGTGATCGTCCATGCAAAATAGGCAGAACATCACATCCTAGGGAAATGTATTCCAAGCTCCGTCTCCCAAACCTGTCTGAATATGCTAAATCTGGATCCTTCTCCATTTCTTCTAGCACCCATTGAGGAAGAGGAACCCTTGCAGAAAAAAGCATTTGCAAATTTTAGGTTCAACGCACATAATAACATAGCACATTAAAGAGAGGAATGCTCAAGGATTTCAACTTTTAAGCAAGTAAATGCGTTTAATACTGTCATTGATACAATAAACTCTGAAAGATGAGGTTGTTTTTTACAAGCAAATCAGAACTAGGAGCTTATAGacaattaatttttcagttatGAAAGTCACATTTCACTTTGGAGTTCCTGCATTTCTTTTAACTTGAGATTTATTGGCCCTCAAAGGAATATCCATAAATCAACAGGGCATTCTAGGCTTGTTATCCATAAAATAATAGTAGAATCACAGATGACCAATCACCATATTCCAGAAATTGATAGTTAAAAAGAAATCCAAAGACAGTTTGGA
It includes:
- the LOC116033707 gene encoding beta-amylase 1, chloroplastic-like codes for the protein MAIASPSAPRFSSFCCCRVGPARAAASVGLLSPIHTRFPARKFTLYSRLDSSSSASSNGSDGDLRYELLHGVPTYNRRRGSSVFVTLPVDAVSSPSGQMTRKKIMEHSFRALTAMGVEGVVMEVWWGLVERESPRVYNWEGYLEIVALAKRHRLKVRAVMAFHQCGTGPDDRFWVPLPQWVLEEMEKDPDLAYSDRFGRRSLEYISLGCDVLPILHGRSPLQAYTDFMRHFRETFKAFLGTTITGIQVGMGPGGELRYPSCPPKKLTSAWRSRELGEFQCYDRYMLASQNACAGEVGMREWANGGPIGASSLMHDPESTEFFKSDGSWNTAYGEFFLKWYSGMLLLHGERICKEAESIFRGFEVNLTGKVAGIHWHYGTPSHPSELTAGYYNTSLRDGYLPIVRMFSRYRFTVCCPCFEMRDADEQKLNLMSSPEGYLRRLLLDARYCDIPLVGENWATSLDDKSFEQVLKMSKFYSDGLETSDFSFNFVRMDKHFFDSRNFANFTRFVRQISDTNTIQAKLSFGDGDMRVSSSSSASTANMKAVFVY